Within the Magnetospirillum sp. ME-1 genome, the region GTGCTGACCCAGCAGTGGAACGCCGCCCAGGGCGAGCTGGACCGCATCACCGACGACGTGCTGAAGATGAACCGCCTGACCAACGACGTGACCGCGTCGTCGACCATGGCCGGCTTCCTGCTGGATTCGGTGCGTTCGGCCCGGTCGCTGTCCGGCGCCGTGGACGAGGATCACCGCCAGCTGCGCATCCTCGAGGACGAAACCAACCGCACCGTGGTGATGGTCGAGCGCCTGCTGTCCGAGCTGACCAGCGATTCCATCCGCCAGCAGCAGTACGTCGCCTCGGAGAAGCAGAACCTCAACACCCTGGCTCTCGGCATCAAGAACGGCGCCCTGTTCGCCGGCGGCCTGACGTCCCGGGTCAACGCCAGCTACGAGACCGCCGCCCCGGCCCGCGCCATGGCGGCCGGCGAGGCTCCGCTGGTGACCATCCGCTTCGACAAGCCCAACGTGAACTACGAGCCGGCGCTCTATGCCGCCATCAAGAGCGCGCTCGACCGCCGCCCCAGCGCCACCTTCGACGTGGTCGCCGTGTCGCCGGTAGGCAACACGCCCGGCACCCAGGCCCTGGCCGCCACCAACGCCAAGCGCAACGCCGATTCGGTGCTGCGTTCGCTCACCAACATGAACCTGCCGGCCAGCCGGGTGCGGACCTCGTCCACCACCAGCCCGGCGGTGTCGGGCGGCGAGGTGCAGGTCTTCGTGCGCTAAGCCGGTCTTCGGACAAACGAAAAGCCCCGGACCACAATCCGGGGCTTTTTGCTTTCTCGGGATTGGCGCCGGGCTACTCCCTGGGCATGGCCAGAGCGTCGGGCAGCAAGCCATCGAGAATCAATTCCTCGACGATGCCCTCGACGATGCCGCGCGCCATGCGCGACGCGCCGGCGCTGCCCAGCATCATGTTGAAATAGGGCAGCATCAGCTCGGTGGTGCGCACCCACTCCACCGGCTGGCCACGCAGATTGCGCCTTGCCGGCGACACGGTGTTGATGTGGGCCAGCGCCAGTTCCTGCAGCGTCGCCTTCAGCATGCCTTCCAGGGTGTTCTTCTCCAGCAGCAGCTGATACTGCGGATTGTCGCGCTCGCGCGCCGCCCAGGACGGATCGGTGGCGGGCTGGGCGACCGGATTTCCGTCCAGCTGCTCGACCATCTTGGCGACCATGCGCGCCGCCGCCAGCTCTTCCTCCTCGGTACAGCCGTTGGCGGTGGTCATGGCCATCAGCGCCCTGAGACGGGCAAGCCCCCTGGCGCGGTCATCGGTGTTCATGGGTGCGTCGCCCTCGGAATGATCGGTCAAGTCTATGCCCGACCCCGCCCTCCTGTCGATGGGCAAGGCGGTGGTTGTACGCTGTCCTGGGGGTGATTACCTGACATACGCCTTCGGGAGTGACTCAGAGGCCGAACACGAATAAAGTCGTATAAGAAGATACTGGGGTGGCGGGCATGCGTAACGATAGGATTCTCGAGCGCAAAGTCTTTTATGCCGGAGCGAAGATCTTCAATGAAGGCGACAGCGGCGATCGCGCCTACCTGATTCAGGACGGGCAGGTGGAGATCATCAAGCACGGCATGACCCTGGCCACCATCGGCAAGGGCGAACTGTTCGGCGAGATGGCCCTGGTGGACGACCAGCCGCGCATGGCCACCGCCAAGGCGCTGTCCGACGTGTCGTGCATCATCATCTCCCGCGATACCTTCCGCGAGAAGCTGGCCAAGGCCGACCCCTTCATCCGCGGCCTGCTCAACATCTTCGTGCGCAATATCCGCAACCTGACCCGCTGAGCCCGCCAT harbors:
- a CDS encoding cyclic nucleotide-binding domain-containing protein, with amino-acid sequence MRNDRILERKVFYAGAKIFNEGDSGDRAYLIQDGQVEIIKHGMTLATIGKGELFGEMALVDDQPRMATAKALSDVSCIIISRDTFREKLAKADPFIRGLLNIFVRNIRNLTR